A single window of Hyphomicrobiales bacterium DNA harbors:
- a CDS encoding TcuA: flavoprotein used to oxidize tricarballylate to cis-aconitate has protein sequence MDVRNMAKRNGASRDAKHYDVLVIGGGNAALCAAISATQHGASVMVLEAAPRFYRGGNTRHTRNMRCAHDEATETLSGPYTEEEFWDDLLRVTGGNTNEDLAKLMITQSKEMLLWIAEQGVRFQPSLGGTLSLGRTNSFFLGGGRAMLNALYRRAGSLGVEVLYDAEVIALDIEDGAFQGARYRSDGTAHDVRAGALVAASGGFEANIDWLKQGWGEIAENFLIRGTRYNRGTVLRMLMDHGVQEIGDPTQCHAVAIDARAPKFDGGIITRLDCVVFGIVVNNRCERFYDEGEDVWPKRYAIWGRLVANQPDQIAYIVFDAKSLELFMPSLYPPIKANTIEELGKKLGLDDAALACTVERFNNAVQPGTFDHTILDDCRTDGLVPPKTHWARRIDSAPFYAYPVRPGITFTYLGTKVNRSACVMMRDGRPSANIFAAGEIMAGNVLGQGYAAGIGMTIGSVFGRIAGREAARNARN, from the coding sequence ATGGACGTGCGAAATATGGCCAAGCGCAACGGCGCCTCGAGGGATGCGAAGCATTACGATGTCCTCGTAATCGGCGGCGGAAATGCGGCGCTCTGCGCGGCGATCAGCGCCACGCAGCATGGCGCGAGCGTCATGGTGCTGGAGGCAGCCCCCCGGTTCTATCGCGGCGGCAACACACGCCACACACGCAATATGCGCTGCGCTCATGATGAGGCCACCGAGACCCTGTCCGGACCTTACACCGAGGAAGAGTTCTGGGACGATTTGCTGCGGGTCACGGGCGGCAACACCAATGAAGACCTCGCGAAACTCATGATTACGCAATCAAAGGAAATGTTGCTGTGGATCGCGGAGCAGGGTGTGCGGTTCCAGCCTTCGCTCGGTGGCACGCTCAGCCTGGGGCGCACAAATTCATTCTTCCTCGGGGGTGGCAGGGCCATGCTCAACGCGCTTTACCGGCGCGCTGGTTCGCTGGGTGTCGAGGTGCTCTATGATGCCGAGGTGATTGCGCTCGATATCGAAGATGGCGCTTTCCAGGGTGCGCGCTACCGAAGCGATGGTACGGCGCACGACGTGCGTGCAGGGGCTTTGGTCGCGGCTTCCGGCGGCTTCGAGGCCAATATCGACTGGCTGAAGCAGGGTTGGGGCGAGATCGCCGAGAATTTTCTCATCCGCGGCACGCGCTATAATCGCGGTACGGTGCTCAGAATGCTCATGGATCATGGCGTACAGGAGATAGGCGATCCGACCCAGTGCCATGCTGTCGCGATCGATGCTCGCGCGCCCAAGTTCGACGGAGGCATTATCACGCGTCTCGATTGCGTGGTGTTCGGGATTGTCGTCAACAACAGATGCGAGCGCTTTTACGACGAAGGTGAAGACGTCTGGCCCAAGCGCTACGCGATTTGGGGACGTCTCGTGGCGAACCAGCCGGATCAGATCGCGTATATCGTTTTCGACGCCAAGTCACTCGAGCTCTTCATGCCATCGCTTTACCCTCCCATAAAAGCCAATACCATCGAGGAGCTAGGAAAGAAGTTGGGGCTTGATGACGCGGCGCTCGCCTGTACGGTCGAGCGGTTCAACAACGCCGTCCAACCCGGCACCTTCGATCATACGATACTTGATGATTGCCGCACGGATGGGCTAGTGCCGCCGAAGACCCACTGGGCGCGGCGGATCGACAGCGCCCCGTTTTACGCCTACCCGGTTCGGCCGGGCATTACCTTCACCTATTTGGGCACCAAGGTGAACCGCAGCGCTTGTGTGATGATGCGCGACGGGCGGCCATCTGCGAACATATTCGCGGCCGGCGAGATCATGGCAGGCAACGTACTGGGTCAAGGCTATGCAGCGGGGATCGGCATGACTATCGGCAGCGTCTTCGGACGGATCGCCGGGCGCGAGGCAGCACGCAATGCACGCAACTGA
- a CDS encoding Decarboxylase, protein MELATATAAQSWQKAMASAFKRNEVKLATYVPDRVLTPIITELTEDPFFKTFCATREEEAVGIVSGAWLGGLRGVALMQTSGLATLPNVLASLCVPYQLPTILVISERGTLGEFNIGQVLVCRTLRPTLDSLGIEHHTLRHSADVDFIVDRGIKQAIGTQAPVAFILNPQLTATTATGKGH, encoded by the coding sequence GTGGAGTTGGCAACGGCAACAGCTGCCCAGTCTTGGCAGAAGGCGATGGCGAGCGCGTTCAAACGCAACGAGGTCAAGCTCGCAACCTACGTACCTGATCGAGTCCTCACGCCGATTATCACCGAGCTGACAGAGGACCCGTTCTTCAAGACGTTCTGCGCAACGCGCGAGGAAGAAGCGGTCGGCATCGTCAGCGGTGCATGGCTCGGTGGCCTGAGGGGTGTCGCGTTGATGCAGACGAGCGGTCTTGCGACCTTGCCGAACGTGCTAGCGTCCCTGTGCGTTCCGTATCAGCTGCCCACAATCCTCGTGATTTCCGAGCGGGGAACACTGGGCGAGTTCAATATCGGCCAGGTGCTGGTGTGCCGGACTCTGCGGCCGACGTTGGATTCGCTGGGGATAGAGCATCACACGCTGCGCCATTCGGCTGATGTGGATTTCATCGTAGACCGCGGCATCAAACAGGCGATCGGTACGCAAGCGCCCGTTGCCTTCATTCTCAATCCTCAGTTGACCGCGACGACTGCAACGGGAAAGGGCCACTAA
- a CDS encoding Thiamine pyrophosphate enzyme, C-terminal TPP binding domain has translation MTAASMQTRATPKTMNRLDLTKRLVSRLKRQEAVVGGIGFTNFDLWGAGHRPQNFYMLGSMGLAFPIGLGVALAQPDRLVFALEGDGSLLMQLGALGTIAAQNPKNFAMIVWDNAGYQITGGQPTTTANFADIVAIARGSGLANSHWADDESDFERLVDQAISEGGPLLIAAKIDKEKAATTTHRDPALIRENFMRGLGVRKDAFAQGIWS, from the coding sequence ATGACAGCCGCATCAATGCAAACGCGCGCCACGCCCAAGACGATGAACCGCTTAGACCTCACCAAGCGTCTCGTATCGCGGTTGAAGAGACAAGAGGCCGTCGTCGGCGGTATAGGTTTCACAAATTTCGACCTCTGGGGCGCGGGTCATCGCCCGCAGAATTTCTATATGCTAGGCAGCATGGGTCTGGCTTTTCCCATTGGTCTGGGGGTTGCGCTCGCTCAGCCGGATCGCCTGGTCTTCGCCCTCGAAGGTGATGGCTCACTGTTGATGCAACTCGGCGCGCTGGGAACCATCGCTGCCCAAAATCCCAAGAACTTTGCTATGATCGTGTGGGACAACGCCGGCTACCAGATTACCGGCGGGCAGCCGACGACGACCGCCAACTTCGCAGATATTGTTGCCATTGCCAGGGGGTCCGGCCTCGCAAACAGTCATTGGGCAGATGACGAGTCAGACTTCGAACGTCTGGTTGATCAAGCGATATCAGAGGGCGGACCATTGCTAATCGCTGCTAAGATCGACAAGGAAAAGGCAGCGACGACGACGCATCGTGACCCGGCACTGATCCGCGAGAATTTCATGCGCGGGCTTGGTGTCAGAAAGGATGCTTTCGCGCAAGGTATCTGGAGCTAG
- a CDS encoding hypothetical protein (Evidence 5 : Unknown function) produces MARLNDALSDRLTHNSGLIELTGNDYRLAKSRARRVSRICRVKRYVLVANNAEVTRDGALYQHIKWPDFAALIGRLSSLSMQSASRLGCQTSDVMQVARHSAAATKILRLIILCIYMHLLDDRE; encoded by the coding sequence TTGGCGCGTCTCAATGACGCGCTCTCCGACAGGCTGACCCATAACTCCGGCCTCATCGAGTTGACCGGCAACGATTATCGCCTGGCGAAGAGCCGCGCCCGAAGAGTCAGCCGCATCTGCCGAGTAAAGCGTTACGTGCTCGTTGCGAACAACGCCGAGGTTACGCGGGATGGTGCGCTATACCAGCACATCAAGTGGCCCGATTTTGCAGCGCTCATTGGCCGACTTTCTTCATTGTCGATGCAAAGCGCATCACGCCTTGGTTGTCAGACAAGTGACGTGATGCAGGTTGCACGTCATTCTGCCGCCGCAACAAAAATATTACGTCTGATCATTCTCTGCATTTATATGCACTTACTCGACGACCGAGAGTGA